One genomic segment of Hippoglossus hippoglossus isolate fHipHip1 chromosome 22, fHipHip1.pri, whole genome shotgun sequence includes these proteins:
- the fam177a1 gene encoding protein FAM177A1 isoform X2, with protein sequence MEDSAGSPGRVKVPRRTIYFASGETMEEYSTDEEEEDPVKKDVITVDPAKLTWVPYFWFQTWRMATSTISVCDYMGERLASLFGITSPKYQYAIDEYHRIKKEEEEEEEENRLAEDAERHFVAQKRGELDAPPSATVEQPEASGASFVNISFELKPEPPLSSPDTNRVPSPLPS encoded by the exons ATGGAAGACTCTGCGGGGAGTCCGGGAAGAGTAAAGGTTCCCCGAAGGACCATCTATTTTGCCAGTGGAGAGACCATGGAGGAATACAGCAccgacgaagaggaggaggatccTGTGAAGAAAGATGTCATCACTGTAGATCCA GCTAAATTAACCTGGGTTCCATATTTCTGGTTCCAAACGTGGAGAATGGCCACCTCCACCATCTCAG TGTGTGACTACATGGGAGAGAGACTGGCCTCTCTTTTTGGCATCACCAGTCCGAAGTACCAGTATGCAATTGATGAATACCACCGTATAAAGAAAGAG gaggaagaagaagaggaggagaaccgTCTGGCTGAGGATGCGGAGCGTCATTTTGTCGCGCAGAAAAGAGGCGAGCTAGATGCTCCTCCCTCTGCTACTGTGGAACAGCCAGAGGCGTCCGGAGCATCCTTTGTCAACATTAGCTTTGAGCTCAAACCTGAGCCTCCTCTCAGCTCTCCAGACACCAACAGAGTCccttcccctctcccctcctga
- the fam177a1 gene encoding protein FAM177A1 isoform X1: protein MAELPLYLTSVNVSLTQTMETEKSLGGVTDFESVEMEDSAGSPGRVKVPRRTIYFASGETMEEYSTDEEEEDPVKKDVITVDPAKLTWVPYFWFQTWRMATSTISVCDYMGERLASLFGITSPKYQYAIDEYHRIKKEEEEEEEENRLAEDAERHFVAQKRGELDAPPSATVEQPEASGASFVNISFELKPEPPLSSPDTNRVPSPLPS from the exons ATGGCAGAGTTGCCGCTGTATTTAACAAGCGTCAACGTTTCCCTGACCCAAACTATGGAGACTGAAAAG AGTCTAGGAGGAGTGACAGACTTTGAGAGTGTGGAGATGGAAGACTCTGCGGGGAGTCCGGGAAGAGTAAAGGTTCCCCGAAGGACCATCTATTTTGCCAGTGGAGAGACCATGGAGGAATACAGCAccgacgaagaggaggaggatccTGTGAAGAAAGATGTCATCACTGTAGATCCA GCTAAATTAACCTGGGTTCCATATTTCTGGTTCCAAACGTGGAGAATGGCCACCTCCACCATCTCAG TGTGTGACTACATGGGAGAGAGACTGGCCTCTCTTTTTGGCATCACCAGTCCGAAGTACCAGTATGCAATTGATGAATACCACCGTATAAAGAAAGAG gaggaagaagaagaggaggagaaccgTCTGGCTGAGGATGCGGAGCGTCATTTTGTCGCGCAGAAAAGAGGCGAGCTAGATGCTCCTCCCTCTGCTACTGTGGAACAGCCAGAGGCGTCCGGAGCATCCTTTGTCAACATTAGCTTTGAGCTCAAACCTGAGCCTCCTCTCAGCTCTCCAGACACCAACAGAGTCccttcccctctcccctcctga